One genomic window of Halolamina sediminis includes the following:
- a CDS encoding EamA family transporter has protein sequence MISLGIVLAFGALVLFGGWAVTAGVATRSLSAVNAVFLSYVASITLVGGYVLWMRRPISGSGTDVGFALLSGAFLAIGSISFYAALERGSVAIVSAIAALYFVIPVIVGVLYFEADLSTANVAGIGLAIVAVVLIAS, from the coding sequence GTGATCAGTCTCGGGATCGTGCTCGCGTTCGGCGCGCTGGTGCTGTTCGGCGGGTGGGCGGTGACTGCCGGCGTCGCGACTCGGTCGCTGTCGGCGGTGAACGCCGTCTTCCTCTCCTACGTGGCGAGCATCACCCTCGTCGGCGGCTACGTGCTCTGGATGCGCCGGCCGATCTCCGGCAGCGGGACGGACGTCGGATTCGCGCTGCTGTCGGGGGCGTTTCTCGCGATCGGTTCGATCAGCTTCTACGCCGCGCTCGAACGGGGGAGCGTCGCGATCGTGTCGGCGATCGCCGCGCTGTACTTCGTGATCCCCGTGATCGTCGGTGTGCTCTACTTCGAGGCCGACCTCAGCACGGCGAACGTCGCCGGGATCGGGCTCGCGATCGTCGCGGTCGTCCTGATCGCGTCCTGA
- a CDS encoding NUDIX hydrolase: MPEPQYVVNVDPVIAREGVDGTEYLVIVRSDGEEHAPGMLGFPGGKVEAGPGESDVLDATAKREAREEAGVEIEHVEQVTSTTFELDYGPTCLNVVVTADYADGEAHVADPAEVAAVEWRSADAVIDDPDTPPWTAELLAEVVEYRS; encoded by the coding sequence ATGCCCGAGCCACAGTACGTCGTCAACGTCGACCCCGTGATCGCCCGCGAAGGGGTCGACGGCACCGAGTACCTCGTGATTGTCCGGAGCGACGGCGAGGAGCACGCACCCGGGATGCTGGGGTTCCCCGGCGGGAAAGTGGAGGCCGGTCCGGGAGAGTCGGACGTGCTCGACGCGACCGCGAAACGCGAGGCCCGCGAGGAGGCCGGCGTCGAGATCGAGCACGTCGAGCAGGTGACGAGCACGACGTTCGAACTCGACTACGGGCCGACGTGTCTGAACGTCGTCGTCACTGCCGACTACGCCGACGGCGAGGCACACGTCGCCGACCCCGCGGAGGTCGCGGCCGTCGAGTGGCGCAGCGCCGACGCCGTGATCGACGACCCGGACACGCCGCCGTGGACGGCAGAACTGTTGGCGGAAGTGGTCGAGTACCGGTCGTAG